The Neoarius graeffei isolate fNeoGra1 chromosome 10, fNeoGra1.pri, whole genome shotgun sequence genome has a segment encoding these proteins:
- the LOC132892604 gene encoding sodium-dependent phosphate transport protein 2B-like gives MAVAPRPEIGNDTSVSPPDLDLHSQSEDPWNLPELQDIGPKWSELDTKGKVLRVVTLTGKGILLVVFLYLLVCSLDVLSSACHLLGGKVAGDAFQKYAVLSNPAAGLLIGVGVTVLVQSSSISSSIVVGMVSANILDVQSAVPIIMGANIGTSITNTIVAVMQTRDRNKFRRAFAGATVHDFFNWLSALVLLPLEAATGVLYKLTKYLVDSFQIKTDQDAPDLLKVITEPLTKYIIKLDSSVISAIVTGDPTARNKSLIKIWCKKEKVISLENITVPGEANCTVDVPCWIVGNQTWTQKNITQTKNLEKCICLFASANLPDWAVGLILLVLSVVMLYICLIVIVTLFNSMLKGEVAVVIKKVLNTDFPFPCGWATGYVTILVGAGMTFIMQSSSAFTSAITPLVGIGVISIERAYPLTLGSNIGTTTTAILAAMASPGETLANSLQISLCHFFFNIFGIVLWYPFPFTRVPIRLAKALGNRTAEYRWLAIIYLFGCFFIMPWTVLGLSIAGWQVLVGVGVPVAALVIFVIVVNFMQSHCPRFLVPVLHTWDFLPRPLHSLKPWDRIVTRVMGFCGAHCCCCCKCCKKGESDNEDMNDLEMYGDPALSVNNEESHTL, from the exons ATG GCAGTGGCTCCACGGCCAGAGATTGGAAATGACACTTCAGTCTCTCCACCAGATCTTG ATTTGCATTCTCAATCAGAGGACCCATGGAACCTTCCTGAGCTCCAGGACATAGGGCCCAAATGGTCAG AATTGGACACAAAGGGGAAAGTTCTCAgagtggtgaccttgactggaaagGGCATTCTCTTGGTTGTATTCCTTTACTTGTTGGTTTGCTCCCTAGATGTTCTGAGCTCTGCATGTCACCTGCTTGGTG GAAAAGTAGCTGGAGATGCCTTTCAAAAGTACGCGGTGTTGTCCAACCCTGCAGCAGGGCTCCTGATTGGTGTTGGGGTTACGGTGCTGGTTCAGAGCTCCAGCATTTCTTCATCCATTGTGGTTGGCATGGTGTCAGCTAACA TACTGGATGTGCAGTCAGCAGTGCCTATCATTATGGGTGCTAACATCGGTACCTCCATCACCAATACCATCGTGGCTGTGATGCAGACTAGAGACCGTAACAAGTTCCGCAG GGCATTTGCAGGAGCCACAGTACATGACTTTTTTAACTGGCTGTCTGCGTTGGTGTTGCTGCCTCTGGAAGCAGCCACTGGTGTCTTGTACAAGCTCACCAAATACCTCGTTGACTCATTCCAAATCAAGACAGACCAGGATGCCCCAGACTTGCTCAAAGTCATCACTGAACCACTCACCAAGTACATcattaag CTGGACAGCTCTGTCATCAGTGCCATAGTCACTGGTGATCCCACTGCTCGAAACAAAAGCCTGATCAAGATATGGTGCAAAAAGGAGAAAGTCATA agtctGGAGAATATCACCGTTCCTGGAGAAGCAAACTGTACAGTTGATGTCCCATGCTGGATAGTGGGCAACCAGACATGGACACAGAAGAACATAACACAGACCAAGAACTTGGAGAAAT GTATTTGTCTCTTTGCATCAGCAAATCTGCCTGACTGGGCTGTGGGACTGATCCTGCTAGTTCTGTCCGTGGTGATGCTCTATATATGCCTCATTGTCATCGTCACGCTGTTCAACTCCATGCTCAAGGGTGAGGTGGCTGTCGTCATTAAGAAGGTGCTCAACACAG ATTTCCCCTTTCCATGTGGATGGGCCACTGGTTACGTCACTATCTTGGTGGGGGCAGGAATGACCTTCATCATGCAAAGCAGTTCAGCCTTCACCTCCGCCATTACACCTCTTGTCG GTATTGGTGTCATTAGCATTGAACGAGCCTATCCCCTTACGCTTGGCTCCAATATTGGGACAACAACAACTGCTATTCTTGCTGCCATGGCAAGTCCTGGAGAGACGCTTGCCAACTCTCTACAG ATCTCTCTTTGCCATTTCTTCTTCAACATCTTTGGCATAGTGTTGTGGTACCCATTTCCTTTCACACGTGTGCCTATACGGCTGGCTAAAGCACTGGGTAACCGCACAGCCGAATACCGCTGGCTTGCCATCATCTACTTGTTTGGTTGCTTCTTCATTATGCCTTGGACGGTGCTGGGGCTCTCCATTGCTGGCTGGCAGGTCCTTGTGGGGGTTGGTGTGCCCGTGGCGGCACTGGTGATCTTTGTGATTGTGGTGAATTTCATGCAGTCACACTGCCCACGCTTCCTGGTTCCTGTGCTGCACACTTGGGACTTCCTTCCCCGGCCACTGCATTCGCTCAAACCATGGGACCGTATTGTCACCAGAGTGATGGGCTTCTGTGGGGCacactgctgctgttgttgcaagTGCTGCAAGAAGGGAGAATCAGACAATGAAGATATGAACGACTTGGAGATGTACGGCGACCCCGCACTTTCTGTGAACAATGAGGAGAgccacacactgtaa